Part of the Bifidobacterium crudilactis genome is shown below.
TGTCGATCAGATCGTCGGTGAACACGTCGCCGGCGGTCAGGAAGTCGTGGTCTGCCTCGAGAGCCTTCAGAGCCTCACCCAATGAACCTGGGACCTGAGCGATCTGGTCATGCTCTTCGGGAGGAAGCTCGTAGAGGTCCTTGTCGACTGGTTCCGGTGGCTCGATGTGGTTGAGGATGCCGTCAAGGCCGGCCATGAGCTGCGCGGAGAAGGCCAGGAAGGGGTTCGAGCTTGGGTCCGGTGCGCGGAACTCGATGCGCTTCGCTGCAGGTGAGGTACCCGCGAGCGGGATACGAATAGCGGCGGAACGGTTACGGGCCGAGTAGACGAGGTTGACGGGAGCTTCGAAGCCGGGAACCAGACGATGGTAGGAGTTCATCGAGGGGTTGGTGAAGGCCAGAACTGAGGGAGCATGCTTGATCAGACCGCCGATGTACCAGCGGGCGATGTCGGAAAGGCCGCCATATCCTCTCTCGTCGTAGAAGAGGGGCTTGCCGTCTTTCCACAGCGACTGGTGGCAGTGCATGCCGGTACCGTTGTCTCCGGCGATTGGCTTCGGCATGAAGGTCGCCGCTTTGCCTGCGATGGCCGCGGTCTCGTGAACGACGTACTTGTACTTCATCAGATCGTCGCCCGCGTGCTGCAGGGTGTTGAAGCGGTAGTTGATTTCCTGCTGTCCGGCGCCGCCGACCTCATGGTGCGAACGCTCAAGAATCAGGCCGACCTCCTGGAGCTTCGCGACCATGTCATCGCGCAGATCCTGGTTGTGGTCGATTGGCGGAACGGGGAAATACCCCTTCTTCACACGGTTCTTGAAACCGATGTTCGGAGTGCCGTCGTCTTCGATGTCGGTTCCCGAATTCCATGGGGCTTCGATGGAGTCGACTTCGTAGAAGGAGCGGCTCATGCTGTTCTCGTAGCGGACCTTGTCGAAGATGAAGAACTCGGCCTCTGGTGCGAAGGATGCGGTGTCGGCGATGCCGGTGGACTTGAGGTACGCCTCGGCCTTGGCGGCCACCTGACGAGGATCGCGTGAGTAGGGCTCATCGGTGAGAGGATCCACGATGGAGAATGCCACGTTCAGGGTCTTGTGCTTACGGAAAGGATCGATGAATGCAGTGCTGACATCGGGCACGAGCTTCATATCGGATTCGTTGATGGCCTGGAAGCCCTGGACCGATGACCCGTCGAAAGGCATGCCTTCGTCGAACGCATTGTCAAGGAACTCATTTGTCGGCACCGTGAAGTGCTGCTGAACACCAATGAGGTCAGTAAAACGGACAGAGACGTATTCCACGCCCTCCGTATTGATAAGAGCCTCGGCGTCGGCCTTTGTTTTCAGTTCAGTCACTGAACTGCTCCTTTCATGAGAACTTACGAATCCCAAGTCTAGAAGAACGCGTTACCCGTACGCGCCCGTCAGGTTACGAGGATGTTTCGGCGTATGCCGAATCGTGGAATTGCGGGGGACACCCGCATGGCATCGAGGTATTCACTATGTGGACGTGGACGGTTTCGGATGTTCGTCTGTCACGGCGATGGGCAGGGAAGTCCTCAGCGTCCACGCATGGCTCGACGGTTGACGCGGACCTTCGTGGGGTCGACGCCCTTCGGCACACCGATGCCTGATTGCTGCTGCAGGGTGCGAAGACGGTCGTTGAGTTGTTCGAGTTCGAGCTTGGTGAGCTTGATTTTCTTGCGCATCACCGTTTTCTGCAGATTGGCCAGAGGCACCTGCTGCTCGCCTTTGCCGACGCTGATCTTATGAATCGGGATGGCAGAACCGCGAGTGATGCGGTGGACCTTGGTCTCCTCCCGATCCATGGCCTTGCTGACTCTGGCGAAATCGCCTTCACCGACGAGATACACACCTGAACGACCGGTGCCCCGCCAAACGGCATCCTTGGTCTTCATATCAATCCACACGGGTTCCTGAGGGAAGCTGAAGCCGCCCTTGGTGATGTTGTTCAGCACTGCTCCGGTGGCTCCGGGGCGACCTTCCATGCGTCGGTATCCGACTTTGTCCGAACGCCTGGTCAGGGTGATGGTCGCCAGCAGCAGGCCGCACATGATGCCTGTCAGTACGACCATAATCCACGTGAACCATCCGGCCTTGATGACCACGCCCAGAATCACGGCGATAAGCACCGGCCCGAGAAAGGCGATGGCCAGAAAACCCGGAAGAGCCTTGTCTTCTTTCGCGGTGAACGAATAGATCTGCTTGATCTGGGACAGCGTGCCCTTGGATTGCTTTGTTTTCTTGGACTGTGCCTTGTCAGCGTTGTCTGCCATACCACCCTCACTTAAGTTGCATTACTGGAAAGACAGTCTATCAATAGACACATCGAATCGCTCGCCGTGGCCTCCTGAGCCATGAGCCATGCTGTTCACCGCTCGTGTATCAGGTGGTACCTGCTTGATGGACCGAGGATTCGTCGGGCGCATCGCGTTTGTGTAGGGATTCTGTCGATGATTTTGACTTTTGCGGTTTCAATCTCGTGTCATTCCGCCAAATACATCAACGATCAGCTCGCTTGTATTCGAGAATCCCTACACAAATGTCAGCCGCCGTCACCGCAAATGCAGAGGACGGTTGTCGGCCTTGAGCAGGCTTTCCCCCAGAGCCTCGCCGAAAGTGGGGTGAGGATGAATCAGCCTTGCTGCATCGGCGAGCGGAATATGATTGCCCACCAGCTGCTCGACCTCTGCGATAATCTCGCTGGCGTGCGGGCCGATGAGCTGTGCACCGAGGACGAGGGGAGTGTCCGGATCGGCGCTGTCGCAACCGGTGACCACGGAGAGCGAACCGCCTTGGCCGGACATCAGGACGCGTGCATTCGACATCAGCGGAATCGCGGTCTCGCTGACGCTTTCGTAGCCTTCGTCATCCTGCGCGGCGTCGAGCGTCAGGCCGACTGAGGCTGCTTCAGGAGTGGAAAACACCACTTGAGGGATGCTGGCATTGTCGACCGGCTTGGGCTTCAAGCCCGCAATGGCCTCGGCGACGGTGATGCCCTGCTCGAAGGCGCGGTGCGCCAGTTGGTGCCCGGGCGTGATGTCGCCAACCGCCCAGACATGCTTTACACTGCTCTCTCCGAGCTCGTTGGTCTTGACGAGCCCACGCTCGGTCAGCTCGATACCCGCGGAGGAGAACCAGTCCGCGTCGGTGGCTGCCTGACGTCCGATGGCGACCAGCACCACATCGGCCTCGACGCTGAGGGACTCATCGTCGGCATTCGTGTAGTGCACGGTGGCGCCGAGGTTTTCTCCGGTGTCGATACCGGTACAGGAGGCATGCGTGATGATTTCGATGCCCTGACGCTTCAACTCCCGTCCGAGCGTCATTCCTGCGCGTTTGCTCCATCCGGACAGTACTCGGTCCTTGCGTGCCAGGACCGTGACCTTGCATCCCGCGGTGTTCCACAGGCTGGCGAATTCGAGTCCGATCGCTCCGGAGCCGATGATGACCGCGCTAGAGGGGAAGGTATCCAGTGTCAACGCACGGTCCGAGTCGAGCACGACATCCGAGAAGGGGATGTTCTCGAGGGGGCGCGGGCGTGAACCCGTGGCGATGATGATGTCGTCGGCGGTGATGTCGTAAGAATCGCCGTCCTGGGCATTGCCACCCTCACCGTTGCCGCCGTCATCATCGGTGCCGGCACCGGCTGTGACGACATGGATTTTTCCGGCGGAAACGATACTCGCCTCGCCGTGGACGACCTCGATGCCGCGATGCTTCAGCAGTCCCGACAATCCCTCGGTCATCGTGCTCACCATGTGTTCGCGATGATCTCGGAGCTTGCCGAAATCAATACCCTGGAACGCCACGTCGATTCCCAGGCTTTGGGCGTGTTT
Proteins encoded:
- the glnA gene encoding type I glutamate--ammonia ligase, whose amino-acid sequence is MTELKTKADAEALINTEGVEYVSVRFTDLIGVQQHFTVPTNEFLDNAFDEGMPFDGSSVQGFQAINESDMKLVPDVSTAFIDPFRKHKTLNVAFSIVDPLTDEPYSRDPRQVAAKAEAYLKSTGIADTASFAPEAEFFIFDKVRYENSMSRSFYEVDSIEAPWNSGTDIEDDGTPNIGFKNRVKKGYFPVPPIDHNQDLRDDMVAKLQEVGLILERSHHEVGGAGQQEINYRFNTLQHAGDDLMKYKYVVHETAAIAGKAATFMPKPIAGDNGTGMHCHQSLWKDGKPLFYDERGYGGLSDIARWYIGGLIKHAPSVLAFTNPSMNSYHRLVPGFEAPVNLVYSARNRSAAIRIPLAGTSPAAKRIEFRAPDPSSNPFLAFSAQLMAGLDGILNHIEPPEPVDKDLYELPPEEHDQIAQVPGSLGEALKALEADHDFLTAGDVFTDDLIDTWIELKQGEIDEARLAPTPLEYELYFHI
- a CDS encoding DUF4191 domain-containing protein; the encoded protein is MADNADKAQSKKTKQSKGTLSQIKQIYSFTAKEDKALPGFLAIAFLGPVLIAVILGVVIKAGWFTWIMVVLTGIMCGLLLATITLTRRSDKVGYRRMEGRPGATGAVLNNITKGGFSFPQEPVWIDMKTKDAVWRGTGRSGVYLVGEGDFARVSKAMDREETKVHRITRGSAIPIHKISVGKGEQQVPLANLQKTVMRKKIKLTKLELEQLNDRLRTLQQQSGIGVPKGVDPTKVRVNRRAMRGR
- the lpdA gene encoding dihydrolipoyl dehydrogenase, giving the protein MMSGSDKDSDGRQRSADQGEGRDDERHVDVAVIGAGPGGYSAALRASELGSSVILIERDAVVGGTCLNRGCIPTKALITAVSTIGEAKHAQSLGIDVAFQGIDFGKLRDHREHMVSTMTEGLSGLLKHRGIEVVHGEASIVSAGKIHVVTAGAGTDDDGGNGEGGNAQDGDSYDITADDIIIATGSRPRPLENIPFSDVVLDSDRALTLDTFPSSAVIIGSGAIGLEFASLWNTAGCKVTVLARKDRVLSGWSKRAGMTLGRELKRQGIEIITHASCTGIDTGENLGATVHYTNADDESLSVEADVVLVAIGRQAATDADWFSSAGIELTERGLVKTNELGESSVKHVWAVGDITPGHQLAHRAFEQGITVAEAIAGLKPKPVDNASIPQVVFSTPEAASVGLTLDAAQDDEGYESVSETAIPLMSNARVLMSGQGGSLSVVTGCDSADPDTPLVLGAQLIGPHASEIIAEVEQLVGNHIPLADAARLIHPHPTFGEALGESLLKADNRPLHLR